The Micromonospora sp. Llam0 genome includes a window with the following:
- a CDS encoding SIS domain-containing protein: MERLEPMLGTPLFESLLWGHEYDLSGLDPDLQERIGSGQFKRIVFYGMGCSSVVSDIVKGFFLSEGIPVHVQVVNDYDLDWFVNREVVNDPCTLTIIVCYSGWSVEPCLFYDAMHEMNAGRNLLVLTGGGKIAGMCREDGTSLIQYKLRHADREYPLYHVQQFFAIFLDLFHRLGITQRSYREELEASVAFLKDAFHGGTLEKAEAIAVRLRDSRIALLGTADWYVTLLKQTTMFFNEIAMVPTHRNLLHEFSHTEVAAYSDPSAKQAMVVFRDANADDYTQNKIRTLEELFGDQSIPQNKNIEFVIIDLDQEDFFKKFFFGHFFTVYIAYYLGLRADVAGRDLISIAAGNPWWSQRSIELFPKCVDIPSNLDPESAAAR, translated from the coding sequence TTGGAACGACTTGAGCCAATGCTGGGAACCCCCCTCTTCGAGAGTCTCCTCTGGGGACATGAGTACGACCTCAGCGGTCTTGACCCGGACCTGCAAGAGCGCATCGGGTCCGGGCAGTTCAAGCGGATCGTGTTCTACGGGATGGGCTGCTCCTCTGTCGTGTCGGACATCGTGAAGGGCTTCTTCTTGTCCGAAGGCATTCCGGTGCACGTCCAAGTCGTCAACGACTACGACCTGGACTGGTTCGTCAACCGGGAGGTCGTGAATGATCCTTGCACGCTGACGATCATCGTGTGCTACAGCGGATGGTCGGTCGAGCCGTGTCTGTTCTACGATGCCATGCACGAGATGAACGCCGGCCGGAACCTGCTCGTTCTCACCGGCGGCGGCAAGATCGCCGGGATGTGCCGGGAGGACGGTACCTCACTGATCCAGTACAAGCTCCGCCACGCAGACCGAGAATACCCTCTCTACCACGTACAGCAATTCTTCGCGATATTCCTCGACCTCTTCCACCGGCTAGGCATCACGCAGCGTTCATACCGGGAGGAACTGGAGGCGTCGGTCGCCTTCCTCAAGGACGCGTTTCACGGAGGTACCCTCGAGAAAGCGGAGGCCATCGCCGTCAGGCTGCGGGACAGCCGGATCGCCCTGCTCGGCACCGCCGACTGGTACGTGACCCTGCTCAAGCAGACCACAATGTTCTTCAACGAGATCGCGATGGTCCCGACCCACCGCAACCTGCTCCACGAGTTCAGCCACACCGAGGTCGCAGCCTATTCCGATCCGTCAGCCAAGCAGGCCATGGTCGTGTTCCGCGACGCAAACGCGGACGACTACACACAGAACAAGATCCGGACCTTGGAAGAGCTGTTCGGAGACCAGAGCATCCCACAGAACAAAAATATCGAGTTCGTCATCATCGACCTCGACCAGGAAGACTTTTTCAAAAAGTTCTTCTTTGGCCACTTTTTTACAGTCTACATCGCCTACTACCTCGGCCTCCGCGCCGACGTGGCGGGCCGCGACCTCATCTCCATCGCGGCGGGCAACCCTTGGTGGAGCCAGCGCTCGATCGAACTGTTCCCGAAGTGCGTCGACATCCCATCGAACCTCGACCCGGAGTCCGCCGCCGCCCGATGA